Below is a genomic region from Oryzias melastigma strain HK-1 linkage group LG7, ASM292280v2, whole genome shotgun sequence.
GTCTACGCATGACGGATCACGACTCATTACGCATGAAAATACAGTGTGAGTGTCCTTCAAGGAACACACAGTTTTACTCACCCTTCACAGTAATAAAGCTTCTAGTTCTACCTGTTGTGATTATACACTTGCTACTTGAAACGCACAACAGGATCAGCCCCTCAGAGATGAACTCGTGTTTATCTCTCTCTTTTTACGCACGCGTAAACGGAACCTTATAGTATGATGAATTTATATCACTAAAGTGAACTAGCCGGATTCTTTAAAAAGAGCACAAAGCAGCACTATTTCCTCCCTCATCCGTGCTTCCACACGCTGGTGGGCAGCGCCAGATCCAGCTGTGTGTTGGTACCTCACCTGTTGGTCAGAACTGTAACGCTACACGTCTGTGAAAATCTTTTTGCTTATGTTTACGCAGTTCTGCGAGTTGTTTTGAGCCGTGGTGGGGAAGTTCGGCTGCTGCTTGAACGCGCTGTTCATCCCGTGCTCCTCTATCACCATGTACTCGCTCTTGCTgagcgaggaagaggagcgCGTCTTCCTCAGCTCCTCTGTGTCTGCCAGAGGTTGACAGCTGCCCACGTGCAGGTACTGCGCCTGCTCCTCACCGTCCGTCTCTCTGTGGTAGAAGTAGTTAAAATTGGAGACGATTACAGGGACAGGCAGGGCGATGGTCAGCACGCCGGCGATTGCGCACAGAGATCCGACGATTTTGCCACCGATCGTCACGGGGTGCATGTCCCCGTATCCCACGGTGGTCATGGTAACAACAGCCCACCAGAACGCATCCGGAATGCTGTTGAAACCTGAGGACGGGTCGTCCGCCTCGGCAAAGTAAACAGCGCTGGAAAAGAGAATGACACCGATGAACAAGAAGAAGATGAGCAGGCCCAGCTCACGCATGCTGGCCTTCAGAGTCTGCCCCAGAATTTGAAGCCCCTTGGAGTGACGCGAAAGTTTGAAGATGCGAAACACCCGAACAAGTCTAATTACGCGCAGGATGGCCAGAGACATGGCCTGCTGTCCGTTCCCTTGCCTCTCTGCCAACTCTGTGCCCAGTGTGATAAAATATGGAACGATGGCCACAATGTCAATGATGTTCATGATGTTTTTGGAGAACGTGGCTTTGCTTGGACAGGCAAAAAAGCGCACCAGGAGCTCGAAGGAGAACCAGATGATGCACAACGTCTCCACAACAAAGAAGGGATCAGAGAAGGGGCTGATGAAATATGGGACTGTGCCATTTATCACCGGCGCAATGGGGATCACATCACTGTTCTCGTCCCTGAACTCCGGCAGTGTCTCTAAGCAGAAGATGACAATGGAGATGAGAATGACCAAAACGGACACTATTGCGATTCCTCGGGCAGGACCCGAGCTCTCCGGGTATTCAAACAGCAGCCACACCTGCCGCTGAAATTCATTCTCTGGCAGCGgccgctcctcctcctttaTGAAGCCCTCGTCCTCCCTGAACTTCTCCATCGCCTCCTCACCCAACTCATAGAAGCGGATCTCCTCCGAGAAAATGTCAATGGGCACATTGACGGGTCTCCTGATGCGCCCGCCGGACTGGTAGTAATACAGAATGGCATCAAAGCTGGGTCGGTTCCTGTCGAAGAAGTATTCGTTCCTGAGAGGGTCAAAGTACCTCATCCTCTTCTTTGGGTCGCCCAGCAGCGTGTCTGGGAACTGTGACAGAGTCTTGAGCTGCGTCTCGAACCGTAATCCTGAGATGTTGATGACCACCCTCTCGCAGCATTCGTGATCCGGTTCGTATCTGTCCAGAGAGTGGTGGCCCGGGAGAGCCGCCGACTCCTCCAGCATGTTGTCACACGCCACGACCGTCATCACGTCGGTGTCTGTCTCGGTGTATCCGTGGTTCACCAAGTTGTCGCCCCTGGTTTTGGTGACGCTCGGCGGGGGTGATTGCAGGAGGCTGAGGTGGTCGTCCATGCGCGGTGGAAGACGCATACAGGGGCTGCCGCCGCGCCCCCTCCGCGAGCCCCTGTCAACCTCAGCCGCCGCCACAGCCTCGGCTCCTTCACGTTGCTTTCTGTCAAGCGCCCCACTTTCCCTCTCCACTGTTGCTGTTCCCGCCCACGGAAAAAGAGATCTAGGTTTATAAACAGGCGTTCCACCCGCCCACGGCGCGCCAGTGCTGGCTACCTCCACTGTTGTCCGCCAATCGCGGGGCGCACCGATGCACAGAAAAAGCAACAGACGGGCGTGATTCAACACCATCTTTTGGGCGTGCCCGCCCCCCTCTGCCCCCTCTCCCCGTTTAGGTGACACACGCACAGAAGACACGCGCGCAAAGGACGCGTGTAAACAAACGCACGCAGGCACGCGCTGCACGCACAGTCATAAAAAAGTCTCCTTTCAACAAGGTCATTCACTCATTTCACTCCCAAGTCTAGacctgcacacacatgcacgggtGCGCGCGTAAATACGCACGGTTCACTCATTCATTACGACGCGCATGATGCCGCTCCATCTTCTGTT
It encodes:
- the LOC112159185 gene encoding potassium voltage-gated channel subfamily A member 3 — translated: MVLNHARLLLFLCIGAPRDWRTTVEVASTGAPWAGGTPVYKPRSLFPWAGTATVERESGALDRKQREGAEAVAAAEVDRGSRRGRGGSPCMRLPPRMDDHLSLLQSPPPSVTKTRGDNLVNHGYTETDTDVMTVVACDNMLEESAALPGHHSLDRYEPDHECCERVVINISGLRFETQLKTLSQFPDTLLGDPKKRMRYFDPLRNEYFFDRNRPSFDAILYYYQSGGRIRRPVNVPIDIFSEEIRFYELGEEAMEKFREDEGFIKEEERPLPENEFQRQVWLLFEYPESSGPARGIAIVSVLVILISIVIFCLETLPEFRDENSDVIPIAPVINGTVPYFISPFSDPFFVVETLCIIWFSFELLVRFFACPSKATFSKNIMNIIDIVAIVPYFITLGTELAERQGNGQQAMSLAILRVIRLVRVFRIFKLSRHSKGLQILGQTLKASMRELGLLIFFLFIGVILFSSAVYFAEADDPSSGFNSIPDAFWWAVVTMTTVGYGDMHPVTIGGKIVGSLCAIAGVLTIALPVPVIVSNFNYFYHRETDGEEQAQYLHVGSCQPLADTEELRKTRSSSSLSKSEYMVIEEHGMNSAFKQQPNFPTTAQNNSQNCVNISKKIFTDV